A window of Acidobacteriota bacterium contains these coding sequences:
- a CDS encoding DMT family transporter, with the protein METLDNKGMVYAGLLLMVLIWGSNFIVAKFALTYFHPMTIATVRVLFSSMAFFILGVFSLGLLGFRNKKSEKIPISDHLRILLLAVFGVILNQILFITGLRNTTPAHAALMITTIPIFVFMLAGRFLKEGLLNIKGVGIIVSFAGVMILTKIWDVNLHSSYLIGDFLTILTSFVFALYTVLGKPIVNRYSPLRITSYVYFYGALMMIPFYPFYLRGIHYTEIPLSGYMAMGYVVFLTTFLAYIIYYWALSRIDASKVAAMLYMQPLIAMTLSSLLGFEAFSINLLIGGALIIGGVILTESV; encoded by the coding sequence ATGGAAACACTGGATAATAAGGGGATGGTTTATGCGGGACTTCTGCTGATGGTCTTAATCTGGGGATCTAACTTCATCGTCGCCAAATTTGCGCTGACATATTTTCATCCTATGACAATTGCGACAGTCAGGGTCCTCTTTTCATCGATGGCCTTCTTTATACTCGGAGTCTTCTCCCTTGGATTACTGGGATTCCGTAACAAGAAATCCGAAAAGATCCCCATATCAGATCATCTCCGAATCCTCCTCCTCGCTGTCTTTGGCGTCATTCTGAACCAGATTCTCTTCATCACTGGTCTGAGAAATACGACACCGGCACATGCTGCCCTGATGATCACCACCATTCCAATCTTCGTCTTCATGCTGGCGGGAAGGTTCCTGAAGGAAGGTCTTCTCAACATCAAAGGAGTAGGCATCATCGTTTCATTTGCCGGGGTCATGATCCTGACTAAGATCTGGGACGTCAATCTCCATAGCAGTTATCTCATCGGAGATTTCCTAACAATTCTGACCTCCTTCGTCTTTGCCCTCTATACGGTCCTTGGAAAGCCGATCGTAAACAGGTACAGTCCCCTGCGAATCACTTCATACGTCTATTTTTACGGCGCCTTGATGATGATCCCTTTTTACCCATTCTATCTGAGAGGTATCCACTATACTGAGATTCCGCTTTCAGGTTATATGGCTATGGGATATGTTGTCTTCCTGACAACCTTCCTCGCTTACATAATCTATTACTGGGCGCTCTCCAGGATTGACGCATCCAAGGTAGCGGCCATGTTGTACATGCAGCCTCTCATAGCAATGACGCTTTCATCTTTGCTGGGATTCGAGGCCTTCTCGATCAATCTTCTGATCGGAGGAGCGCTCATCATAGGCGGGGTCATCCTCACCGAGAGCGTCTGA
- a CDS encoding ComF family protein — MNSKIFFSAVRLIEEYFFVPVMSFIFPSECPVCMEPLGEYHSRGICLDCWISIKVIREPVCMKCGIPMKSPPDFMPAEDSESGEAAWCEELEKVHNKTANRICGRCQTKRYHFDRALSFGEYSGTLREIIRLYKFGKKRYLSVPLAELLLKALKMEMKRRESSHFDLIIAVPLHRKRERARGFNQSFLIARHIGKKSGVDVGKQVIRRIKDSIPQSELPADKREKNVIGVFETKTLWKMRRNSRKKISGKRILLIDDIFTTGATISECSRVLKRAGAKEVFVLTIAHTPWNSNDTGSGILAH; from the coding sequence ATGAATAGCAAAATATTCTTCTCTGCCGTGAGACTGATCGAGGAATACTTCTTTGTTCCTGTCATGAGTTTCATCTTCCCGTCAGAGTGCCCTGTCTGCATGGAACCGCTCGGCGAGTACCATTCAAGAGGGATCTGCCTCGACTGCTGGATATCCATCAAAGTAATCCGTGAACCTGTCTGTATGAAATGCGGCATCCCAATGAAAAGCCCGCCTGATTTTATGCCGGCGGAAGATTCTGAATCCGGTGAGGCTGCATGGTGCGAAGAGTTAGAAAAGGTTCACAATAAAACCGCGAATCGCATCTGTGGAAGATGCCAGACGAAGAGATATCATTTTGACCGAGCCCTCTCCTTTGGAGAATACAGCGGTACCCTGAGAGAGATCATAAGGCTTTATAAATTTGGCAAGAAGAGGTATCTCTCCGTTCCGCTGGCTGAACTACTGCTCAAAGCTCTAAAGATGGAAATGAAAAGGAGAGAGAGCAGTCATTTCGATCTTATCATTGCCGTACCGCTCCATAGAAAGCGGGAAAGAGCGCGGGGTTTCAATCAGTCGTTTCTCATTGCCAGACATATCGGCAAAAAGAGCGGAGTCGATGTTGGAAAGCAGGTCATTCGGAGGATAAAGGATTCCATTCCCCAGAGCGAGCTTCCGGCAGATAAGAGAGAGAAGAACGTGATAGGGGTCTTTGAAACTAAAACTCTCTGGAAGATGAGAAGAAACTCCCGGAAAAAGATCTCCGGAAAGCGGATCCTGCTGATAGATGATATTTTCACGACGGGAGCCACGATATCCGAGTGCTCCCGCGTCCTGAAAAGAGCCGGAGCAAAAGAGGTCTTCGTTCTCACCATCGCTCATACACCCTGGAATTCAAATGATACAGGATCTGGAATTCTTGCCCATTAG
- the gpmI gene encoding 2,3-bisphosphoglycerate-independent phosphoglycerate mutase — protein sequence MYPVALIVLDGWGYRESREGNAVANCNPENFNALFQNYPHTFLETSGESVGLPEGQIGNSEVGHLCLGAGRVVRQELSRINHSIKTGAFQKIDILNRVMDETKDGSLHFLGLLSSGGVHSHIDHLKSLLKMACRKNMKKIFVHAFLDGRDTPPKSAIEYVKEIESTIARFGCGRISTIMGRYYAMDRDNRWDRVEKAHRAMTEGEGFWFRSAVEAVEAGYSRGETDEFLKPSVIKEHTPASPASKSAADGLISDGDSLIFFNFRADRAREITRAFTEKDFKQFQRNRSPRLSHYLCFTMYDRKFDLPIVFPTEFPRNTFGEIVSNLKLPQLRIAETEKYAHVTFFFNGGRELVFDLEERILVPSPRVPTYDMKPEMSAIEVTEEVLKRTKEGKDRVIILNYANADMVGHTGVYEAAMKACKIVDECVGRVVRDILSKGGTSFITADHGNSEQMIDELTCQPHTAHTLNPVPAILVSEKHRGRTLKGPGILADVIPTLLDIMGIEKPPEMDGTSLLQK from the coding sequence ATGTATCCTGTAGCGCTCATCGTCCTCGATGGCTGGGGATATAGAGAATCCAGGGAAGGGAACGCAGTTGCCAACTGCAATCCCGAGAATTTTAATGCCCTCTTCCAGAACTACCCACATACTTTTCTTGAGACTTCCGGTGAATCAGTCGGGCTCCCCGAAGGGCAGATCGGAAACTCCGAAGTTGGACACCTCTGCCTGGGGGCAGGCAGAGTTGTGAGGCAGGAACTAAGCCGGATCAATCACTCCATCAAGACAGGCGCATTCCAGAAGATCGATATTCTCAACAGAGTCATGGACGAGACGAAGGATGGCTCTCTTCATTTTCTGGGACTCCTCTCCAGTGGCGGAGTACACAGCCACATAGATCATCTTAAATCCCTCCTCAAGATGGCCTGCCGGAAGAATATGAAAAAGATTTTCGTGCATGCCTTCCTCGACGGGAGAGACACTCCTCCAAAGAGCGCCATCGAATATGTAAAAGAGATAGAATCTACGATTGCGCGGTTCGGATGCGGGAGGATCTCCACAATCATGGGTCGGTATTACGCCATGGACAGGGACAACAGATGGGACAGGGTGGAGAAAGCGCACAGGGCCATGACGGAAGGAGAGGGGTTCTGGTTCAGGAGTGCCGTCGAAGCTGTCGAGGCAGGATACTCCCGGGGTGAGACGGATGAATTCCTCAAGCCATCGGTCATCAAAGAGCATACCCCAGCCAGCCCCGCATCAAAGAGTGCTGCCGATGGCTTGATATCCGATGGAGACTCTCTCATCTTCTTCAATTTTCGCGCCGACAGGGCGAGAGAAATTACACGAGCCTTCACCGAGAAAGATTTCAAGCAGTTCCAGAGGAATAGATCTCCGCGGCTTTCGCACTATCTCTGCTTTACGATGTATGACAGGAAGTTCGACCTGCCCATCGTCTTTCCTACCGAGTTTCCCAGAAATACTTTCGGGGAGATCGTTTCCAATCTCAAGCTTCCCCAGTTGAGGATCGCCGAGACGGAGAAGTATGCTCATGTTACATTCTTCTTCAACGGTGGTAGGGAACTGGTCTTCGACCTGGAAGAGAGGATCCTGGTTCCCTCTCCCAGGGTGCCAACATACGACATGAAGCCTGAGATGAGCGCCATCGAGGTTACCGAAGAGGTCTTGAAGAGAACAAAAGAGGGAAAAGACAGAGTTATTATCTTGAACTACGCCAACGCGGATATGGTCGGACACACCGGGGTCTATGAGGCAGCCATGAAAGCCTGCAAGATCGTGGATGAATGTGTTGGAAGAGTCGTTAGGGATATACTGAGCAAAGGCGGAACCAGTTTCATCACGGCCGACCATGGAAATTCAGAACAGATGATCGATGAGTTGACATGCCAGCCTCACACAGCACACACACTGAATCCAGTCCCCGCCATCCTCGTCAGCGAAAAGCATAGAGGAAGAACTCTGAAAGGCCCGGGCATTCTCGCCGACGTTATCCCGACTCTTCTCGATATCATGGGGATCGAAAAGCCTCCCGAAATGGACGGAACCAGCCTCCTTCAGAAATAG
- a CDS encoding tetratricopeptide repeat protein has product MKFRTFLFIAIGLIIISILGVTFYRNYEVLNQKFYIVEGLEAPVSVIILLAFIIGITITLLGGLSRELKVLFRKFRNWREEKLMESLEEKYFEGLGAISEGRYEKALTHFQVILERDPKNFNAFLKIGEVLCTTRRYKEAIEYHKKAHAIREEDTKPLYCLADDYEAMGDMERAKEQLNRIIGLKPRQAISAYRKLRQIHMKEGKWDEALDANTKVEKLTEDYARKDNKDERIGLGIRYQIALEELKKGEEKDAISTLRKIIKFNPNFIPAYIALGEAYKALDDERSAIESWNKGFEVTNSPIFLQVLEEHFLDKEEPFEAIEALKHCISHSKKDIIPKFFLGKLYFRLEMLDDALAALSSLRDRISYAPTLHYLIGRINEKRKNFQESVEEFKKVIKETELVKLEYICHACQEKHPDWYDRCPKCGEWSSIEVNFKEDISLEQLGLSSAPVYSSSD; this is encoded by the coding sequence ATGAAATTCAGAACATTTCTCTTCATTGCAATTGGTTTGATCATCATCTCTATCCTTGGAGTCACCTTCTACAGGAACTATGAAGTTCTGAACCAGAAGTTCTACATTGTCGAGGGGCTCGAGGCGCCTGTCTCCGTCATCATTCTTCTGGCGTTCATCATTGGAATCACCATCACACTTCTTGGTGGACTCTCCCGGGAATTGAAGGTTCTCTTCCGAAAATTCCGGAATTGGAGGGAAGAAAAGTTAATGGAGTCTCTTGAGGAAAAATATTTTGAAGGTCTCGGCGCCATCTCGGAAGGGAGATACGAAAAGGCCCTCACCCATTTCCAGGTCATCCTCGAGAGAGATCCGAAGAACTTCAACGCCTTCCTGAAGATCGGTGAGGTCCTATGCACAACGAGGCGATACAAGGAGGCTATCGAATATCACAAGAAAGCCCATGCCATCAGGGAAGAAGACACCAAGCCGCTTTACTGCCTCGCCGATGATTATGAGGCGATGGGGGACATGGAGCGTGCGAAGGAGCAGTTGAACAGAATCATCGGTCTGAAGCCCCGCCAGGCCATTTCTGCCTACAGAAAGCTCAGGCAGATCCACATGAAGGAGGGAAAGTGGGACGAGGCCCTCGATGCAAACACAAAAGTGGAGAAGTTGACGGAAGATTACGCGAGGAAAGATAACAAGGACGAGAGGATTGGTCTCGGAATCAGGTACCAGATCGCTCTGGAAGAGTTGAAGAAGGGAGAAGAGAAGGACGCCATCAGCACCCTGCGGAAGATCATCAAGTTCAATCCAAACTTCATCCCCGCCTACATCGCCCTCGGAGAGGCCTACAAAGCACTCGATGACGAACGCAGCGCCATTGAATCCTGGAATAAAGGTTTCGAAGTGACTAACTCTCCTATCTTCCTGCAGGTCCTCGAAGAGCACTTCCTTGATAAAGAAGAACCCTTCGAAGCAATAGAAGCCCTGAAGCATTGCATCTCGCACTCCAAGAAGGACATCATTCCGAAATTCTTCCTCGGAAAACTTTACTTCAGGCTTGAGATGCTGGACGATGCCCTCGCCGCACTTTCCTCGCTTAGGGACCGAATCTCCTACGCTCCGACCCTTCACTACCTGATCGGCAGGATTAATGAGAAGAGGAAGAATTTCCAGGAGTCGGTTGAAGAGTTCAAGAAGGTCATCAAGGAGACGGAGCTTGTCAAGCTCGAATACATCTGCCATGCCTGTCAGGAGAAGCACCCCGACTGGTACGACCGCTGCCCTAAGTGCGGAGAATGGAGCAGCATCGAGGTGAACTTCAAAGAGGACATCTCCCTGGAACAGCTTGGCTTGAGCTCGGCTCCCGTTTATTCATCATCGGATTAG
- a CDS encoding GNAT family N-acetyltransferase: MFREYFASWNAHDVEKIASLLFASGDLLACEWVMTGTLSGNSQGLPATGKSFSVLGSTIAGKGATMLKRRSDIVHEFHPLTSARWADFEILFGERGACGGCWCMWWRLKRSEFERQKGQANKQSMRSLVASGEVPGILAYAEGEPIGWCAIAPRESYPVLERSRVLKRIDDEPVWSVTCLFVKKERRNKGVSVRLLRAAVEYVKERGGMVVEGYPVEPKTDRMPDAFAWTGLVSAFKQAGFVECARGSQTRPIMRFRIKKHASSERKAAL; encoded by the coding sequence ATGTTCAGGGAGTACTTTGCAAGCTGGAACGCCCACGATGTTGAAAAGATCGCTTCATTGCTCTTTGCCTCTGGAGACTTGCTGGCGTGTGAATGGGTTATGACCGGCACACTGAGCGGGAATAGTCAAGGGCTCCCAGCAACCGGAAAGAGCTTCTCGGTGCTGGGTAGTACAATAGCCGGAAAGGGAGCGACGATGCTTAAGCGACGAAGCGATATAGTCCACGAGTTTCATCCGCTGACGAGTGCTCGTTGGGCAGATTTTGAGATCCTATTCGGAGAGCGGGGTGCCTGCGGGGGCTGCTGGTGTATGTGGTGGCGGCTCAAGCGGTCTGAGTTCGAACGTCAGAAGGGACAAGCGAACAAGCAGAGCATGAGAAGCTTGGTCGCGTCCGGGGAGGTTCCCGGCATCTTGGCCTATGCCGAGGGAGAGCCCATCGGTTGGTGTGCCATAGCTCCACGGGAAAGTTATCCAGTGCTGGAGCGGTCGCGCGTGCTCAAGAGGATTGATGACGAGCCGGTATGGTCCGTAACCTGCTTGTTCGTCAAGAAGGAGCGGCGGAATAAGGGGGTCAGTGTGCGGCTCCTGCGGGCCGCTGTCGAGTACGTCAAAGAGCGCGGCGGCATGGTTGTTGAGGGCTATCCCGTCGAGCCTAAAACCGACAGAATGCCAGATGCTTTCGCCTGGACGGGCCTTGTCTCGGCCTTCAAGCAGGCGGGGTTCGTTGAATGTGCGCGCGGGTCTCAGACGCGACCCATCATGCGGTTTCGGATCAAGAAGCATGCATCTTCTGAACGCAAGGCAGCTTTATAG
- a CDS encoding type II toxin-antitoxin system YafQ family toxin produces the protein MLIPVYTKQFAKDINLIKKRGKNLEKFKIIARTLLEGKVLDPIHCDHKLIGSYQGRRECHIESDWLLIYKKERDRIIFERSGTHSDLFR, from the coding sequence ATGCTCATTCCAGTTTATACGAAGCAATTTGCGAAAGATATCAATCTAATCAAGAAACGGGGAAAGAATCTTGAAAAATTTAAGATCATTGCACGTACATTGCTTGAAGGCAAAGTTCTAGATCCAATCCATTGTGACCACAAACTTATCGGCAGCTATCAAGGAAGGCGTGAATGTCATATCGAATCAGACTGGCTGCTGATCTACAAAAAGGAACGGGATCGCATAATTTTTGAGCGTAGCGGCACACACTCTGATTTATTCAGATAA
- a CDS encoding type II toxin-antitoxin system RelB/DinJ family antitoxin, with amino-acid sequence MSKTATVRARIEPKLKKHVEEIFRRLGLNSTQAITLFYKQVEQRSGLPFDVVIANKITQRTFEDTDAGKSLVVCKNADDMFNKLGI; translated from the coding sequence ATGAGCAAAACAGCAACGGTGCGGGCAAGAATTGAGCCGAAACTCAAAAAGCATGTGGAGGAAATATTCCGGCGCTTGGGTCTGAACTCAACGCAAGCAATCACCTTATTTTATAAACAGGTAGAACAGCGCAGTGGGCTCCCCTTTGATGTTGTGATTGCTAACAAGATAACCCAGCGAACTTTTGAGGATACAGATGCTGGCAAGAGCTTAGTGGTTTGTAAGAATGCTGATGATATGTTCAACAAGTTGGGAATCTAA
- a CDS encoding M20 family metallopeptidase: MAIHEMMKNWILDTIASYRDEMLDFTEALVAIPTENPPGTSYLKCVDVIASRLRKIGLDSTVLEVPDAARPVLVTSHHNRKSDPRYCLLSFYGQGQRTLYFHGHYDVVPASSQAQFRPYVKGGHLFGRGSSDMKSGLAAMIYAVRAIKESGIELNGRIGLTIVPDEETGGTGGSQYLADIGLLGKDGIGMLTPEPTSGVIWNANRGALSLRVTVKGKPAHVGLHYQGINAFERMLVVANALLELKAEVESRSTNFKIEPEAARRSILLMGGRCEGGTNFNLVPAECSFTVDRRINPEEDLETEKQKLFMLFDRLRQDGMDLEVEILQEGGSAGFSEDDPVAQALAECVEAITGKSPSFEMCPGLLEIRFYAERGIPAFAYGPGLLSVSHGPNEFVELDDIYTCTTIYALTATRLLAL, from the coding sequence ATGGCAATACATGAGATGATGAAGAACTGGATTCTTGATACAATCGCATCGTACCGCGATGAAATGCTCGATTTCACCGAGGCACTGGTGGCCATACCTACAGAGAATCCTCCAGGCACATCGTACCTGAAGTGTGTTGATGTCATCGCGAGCAGACTGCGGAAGATTGGATTGGACTCCACTGTACTTGAGGTGCCTGACGCTGCAAGGCCAGTCCTGGTAACCTCACATCACAACAGAAAATCTGATCCTCGCTATTGCCTCCTGAGTTTCTATGGACAGGGTCAAAGAACGCTCTACTTCCACGGCCACTATGATGTCGTGCCTGCATCGAGCCAGGCTCAGTTCCGTCCATATGTTAAGGGTGGCCACCTCTTCGGTCGCGGTTCGTCGGATATGAAGAGCGGTCTTGCAGCCATGATCTATGCCGTCAGAGCCATAAAAGAGAGTGGTATTGAGCTGAACGGCAGGATCGGCCTAACAATAGTGCCGGATGAGGAGACCGGCGGTACAGGTGGATCGCAGTATCTTGCCGACATAGGCTTGCTCGGGAAGGACGGCATCGGAATGCTCACACCGGAACCGACAAGCGGTGTGATCTGGAACGCAAATCGCGGCGCTCTTTCGCTACGTGTAACGGTGAAGGGCAAGCCTGCCCACGTTGGCCTACACTATCAGGGCATCAATGCATTTGAACGGATGCTCGTCGTGGCCAATGCATTGCTTGAACTAAAGGCCGAGGTAGAATCCAGAAGCACTAACTTTAAAATTGAGCCGGAAGCGGCCAGACGTTCTATTCTGTTGATGGGTGGACGATGTGAAGGTGGCACAAACTTCAATCTCGTCCCGGCCGAGTGCTCGTTCACGGTGGATCGACGGATTAATCCCGAAGAAGACTTAGAGACAGAAAAACAGAAACTATTCATGCTCTTTGACAGGCTGAGACAGGATGGAATGGATCTTGAAGTTGAAATTCTCCAGGAAGGGGGATCTGCAGGCTTTTCAGAGGATGATCCTGTAGCACAGGCGTTGGCGGAATGCGTGGAGGCGATCACTGGCAAGTCGCCATCATTCGAAATGTGCCCTGGACTCCTAGAGATTCGCTTCTACGCCGAGCGGGGCATTCCGGCCTTCGCTTACGGACCAGGGCTCTTGTCGGTCTCGCACGGCCCCAATGAGTTCGTCGAGCTCGATGACATCTATACCTGTACAACGATTTATGCGCTCACAGCCACCCGATTGCTGGCACTGTAA
- a CDS encoding BrnA antitoxin family protein, producing the protein MRKEYDFSKARKNPYAGLLKRQVTIRLDEETVKYFKKLSKEAGVPYQTLINLYLRDCAASGRKLSLQWKTA; encoded by the coding sequence ATGAGAAAAGAATATGATTTTTCAAAGGCAAGAAAGAATCCATATGCTGGTCTTCTCAAGAGGCAGGTTACAATCCGACTTGATGAAGAAACGGTGAAGTATTTCAAAAAGCTTTCAAAAGAGGCTGGAGTGCCATATCAGACCTTAATCAATCTTTATTTGCGTGATTGTGCTGCATCAGGACGGAAGCTTTCTTTGCAGTGGAAAACAGCTTAA
- a CDS encoding BrnT family toxin — protein MKEISFEWNDKKNVLNRKKHGISFEEAQTVFADEQALLIHDPDHLHEEDRFILLGLSSKLRILIVSHCYRKKDEKIRIISARKAKLLEQKGYWDRWLR, from the coding sequence ATGAAAGAGATATCCTTTGAATGGAATGACAAGAAGAATGTATTGAATAGAAAGAAGCATGGGATCTCATTTGAGGAAGCCCAGACAGTATTTGCAGATGAGCAAGCATTACTGATCCACGATCCAGATCATCTTCACGAGGAAGATCGTTTCATACTATTAGGCTTAAGTTCAAAGCTCAGAATTTTGATTGTCAGTCATTGCTATCGCAAAAAGGATGAAAAGATAAGAATCATTTCTGCTCGAAAAGCGAAGCTCTTGGAGCAGAAAGGGTATTGGGATAGGTGGTTAAGATGA
- a CDS encoding sigma-54 dependent transcriptional regulator, giving the protein MHPEIITANSKMQEILRIAEKAAASTTTILITGESGTGKNLLAGYIHYRSDRSSKPFAEIACANIPADLIESELFGYEKGAFTGATQTKPGRFEFADGGTVLIDEIAELPLGLQGKLLRFLQDRSFERLGGSRTIKVDVRIIATTNANLPSLIERNLFREDLYYRINVLTLHVPPLRERREDISLLCSYFLKQAREKNNKPDLKLSQEAKRILELYYWPGNIREFRNIIENAALLCDGNRIDADDLHDFPIDFSMSDPENLKRLAKNKLNLEEIEKLYIQEILRLTDGNKTKAARILGINRKTLLEKRKKYNLLEPDP; this is encoded by the coding sequence ATGCATCCAGAGATCATCACGGCCAATTCAAAGATGCAGGAAATCCTCCGCATTGCGGAAAAGGCGGCTGCGAGCACCACGACCATTCTAATAACAGGAGAAAGTGGGACCGGTAAGAACCTCCTCGCAGGGTACATCCATTATAGAAGTGATAGAAGCTCAAAACCTTTTGCTGAAATCGCATGCGCCAACATCCCGGCGGACCTCATCGAAAGCGAGCTCTTCGGCTATGAGAAAGGAGCCTTCACAGGAGCGACCCAGACGAAGCCCGGGCGGTTCGAATTTGCTGATGGAGGAACGGTCCTGATCGATGAGATCGCTGAACTTCCTCTTGGGCTTCAGGGGAAGCTTCTCCGCTTCCTACAGGACAGGTCTTTTGAAAGGCTCGGTGGAAGCAGGACGATCAAGGTTGATGTTCGGATAATCGCCACGACAAACGCCAATCTACCATCGCTCATCGAGAGGAACCTATTCCGGGAGGACCTCTATTACAGGATCAATGTGCTGACTTTGCATGTCCCGCCGCTGAGAGAACGCCGGGAAGATATTTCCCTTCTATGCTCTTATTTTCTGAAGCAGGCAAGAGAAAAGAACAACAAACCAGACCTGAAGCTTTCACAAGAAGCGAAGAGGATACTCGAGCTCTATTACTGGCCAGGAAACATCCGGGAATTCAGGAACATCATAGAAAACGCCGCTCTTCTATGCGATGGAAACAGGATCGATGCGGATGATCTTCATGACTTTCCGATCGACTTTTCCATGAGTGATCCGGAGAACCTGAAGCGCCTTGCCAAAAACAAGCTCAATCTCGAGGAGATTGAGAAGCTGTACATTCAGGAGATCCTGAGGCTGACGGACGGGAACAAGACCAAGGCCGCCAGGATTCTCGGCATCAACCGCAAAACCCTCCTCGAAAAACGCAAGAAATACAATCTCCTGGAGCCCGATCCCTAA